The Opitutales bacterium ASA1 genome window below encodes:
- the obgE gene encoding GTPase ObgE, translating into MFIDEVTVSVRAGDGGNGCISFRREKFIPFGGPNGGDGGRGGDVVIVGDHDVNNLNDYRFRPNWRAQDGEAGRGADQHGADGKPCILRVPPGTVITETETGRVVAEVLADKEEFIVAKGGNGGWGNTHFKSSTTRTPRRANPGLPGERGEFHLVLKSIAEVGLVAFPNAGKSTLTNLVTKARPKMAAYPFTTLHPQIGIIEYPELYGRVTLADIPGLIQGAHENRGLGHRFLRHIERCRLLLLMLDMAGTDGRDPCDDYQHLLRELELYDPALLEKPRLVVANKMDEDIAAKNLRRFRKLNQVDVLPISCLTEEGIPQLKEELHRRVRLGNTAS; encoded by the coding sequence ATGTTCATCGATGAAGTCACCGTGAGTGTGCGCGCCGGAGACGGCGGCAACGGCTGCATCAGTTTCCGCCGGGAGAAATTCATCCCCTTCGGGGGGCCCAATGGCGGCGACGGCGGGCGCGGGGGCGACGTCGTCATCGTCGGCGACCACGACGTGAACAACCTCAACGACTACCGCTTCCGCCCCAACTGGCGCGCCCAAGACGGCGAGGCGGGGCGTGGGGCCGATCAGCACGGCGCCGACGGCAAACCCTGCATCTTGCGGGTGCCTCCGGGCACGGTGATCACCGAAACCGAGACCGGGCGCGTCGTCGCCGAGGTCCTCGCCGACAAGGAAGAGTTCATCGTCGCCAAGGGCGGCAACGGCGGGTGGGGCAACACGCACTTCAAGTCCTCGACCACGCGCACCCCGCGTCGCGCCAACCCCGGTCTGCCGGGCGAGCGCGGCGAGTTTCACCTCGTGCTCAAGAGCATCGCCGAGGTCGGCCTCGTGGCCTTTCCCAACGCCGGCAAGTCCACCCTCACCAATCTCGTGACCAAGGCGCGTCCGAAGATGGCCGCCTATCCCTTCACCACGCTCCATCCGCAGATCGGCATCATCGAGTACCCGGAACTCTACGGCCGCGTCACCCTCGCGGACATCCCCGGCCTCATCCAAGGCGCGCACGAAAATCGCGGCCTCGGCCATCGTTTTCTTCGGCACATCGAGCGCTGCCGCCTCCTTTTGCTCATGCTCGACATGGCCGGCACCGACGGCCGCGACCCGTGCGATGATTATCAACATCTTCTGCGCGAACTCGAGCTTTACGATCCCGCGCTCTTGGAGAAGCCCCGCCTCGTCGTCGCCAACAAGATGGACGAGGACATCGCGGCGAAGAACCTGCGTCGTTTCCGGAAGCTCAATCAGGTCGATGTTCTGCCGATATCCTGCCTGACCGAAGAGGGAATCCCTCAGCTCAAGGAGGAACTCCACCGGAGGGTACGGCTGGGTAATACCGCCTCCTGA